Proteins encoded together in one Nitrospirota bacterium window:
- a CDS encoding HNH endonuclease — translation MATRTSKVKPRERQKLPLSTVTLVLTEAGYRCAVPTCRGILALDMHHLWEVSGGGGDDPANLIALCPTCHALYHRGTISQGSIYAYKAMLVAIGRAFDVEAIDRLLFLSMWPKDYLVLSGDGVLHFSRLIAAGLVAVEQKANNAWQLVTYAVNISDKGRMLIHAWQQGDRTAIASALERPIPEQTDAPA, via the coding sequence ATGGCAACGCGCACATCAAAAGTTAAGCCTCGCGAAAGACAGAAACTGCCTCTCAGCACAGTTACGTTGGTGCTCACCGAAGCGGGCTACCGCTGCGCAGTACCAACTTGCCGAGGAATTCTTGCACTCGACATGCATCATCTTTGGGAGGTGAGTGGTGGTGGAGGTGACGACCCAGCCAACCTTATTGCCTTGTGCCCTACCTGTCACGCCCTGTATCACCGAGGCACGATCTCGCAGGGGTCAATCTACGCTTACAAAGCAATGCTCGTGGCAATCGGCCGCGCCTTCGATGTCGAGGCAATTGATCGCTTGCTATTTCTCAGCATGTGGCCAAAAGACTATCTGGTTCTGTCAGGCGATGGCGTACTGCATTTCTCAAGGCTTATTGCTGCTGGGTTAGTAGCGGTGGAGCAAAAAGCTAATAATGCGTGGCAGCTTGTTACCTATGCCGTAAACATTAGCGATAAAGGCCGAATGCTCATTCATGCATGGCAGCAAGGCGATCGAACCGCTATCGCAAGTGCTCTAGAACGTCCAATACCAGAGCAAACTGATGCGCCGGCCTAA
- a CDS encoding AbrB/MazE/SpoVT family DNA-binding domain-containing protein, with translation MRAHIVRIGNSRGIRLPKTLLQEAQLEDEVELQAEPGRILISKTAKPRAGWGEAARRMRERNEDRLLDPSTSTRFDKEEWKWR, from the coding sequence ATGAGAGCACACATCGTTCGGATCGGCAACTCTCGTGGAATTCGCCTTCCGAAGACATTGCTTCAGGAAGCTCAGCTGGAGGATGAAGTCGAACTTCAGGCCGAGCCTGGCCGCATCCTTATCTCCAAAACGGCTAAACCCCGGGCCGGTTGGGGCGAAGCCGCCCGGCGCATGCGGGAACGTAACGAAGATCGCCTCCTCGACCCATCGACGTCGACTCGATTCGATAAGGAAGAGTGGAAGTGGCGGTAG
- a CDS encoding type II toxin-antitoxin system PemK/MazF family toxin, producing the protein MAVEHPHATRGDVYLIELDPTRGSEIRKTRPCLVISPDELNQHLRTVIVAPMTTGGQAYPWRVRCRFRDRAGFVAMDQLRTVDSERLSRRLGRIAPGTLAAVLAVLQEMFTP; encoded by the coding sequence GTGGCGGTAGAGCACCCACATGCTACCCGCGGCGATGTATATCTTATTGAACTTGATCCTACCCGAGGCAGTGAAATCAGAAAAACAAGGCCCTGCCTGGTCATTTCACCCGATGAGCTGAATCAGCATCTGCGAACTGTCATCGTCGCGCCGATGACCACAGGAGGGCAGGCCTACCCCTGGCGTGTACGCTGTCGCTTCCGTGATCGCGCGGGGTTTGTCGCAATGGACCAACTGCGCACGGTTGATAGCGAGCGGCTTAGCAGGCGGCTCGGACGAATCGCTCCCGGCACCCTCGCGGCAGTTCTTGCGGTCTTGCAGGAAATGTTCACGCCGTAG